CAACAGGGAAAATAGTTTATCCAATTATACACTTCAATTAGTGTCTCACCATTTTGGAAAAGCATCATTAATTTGAGTAACTTTTTAactaacttaataaaaaaatattgaataaaaaTAGTGAATTAAAAGAAGTAATTACAAAACCTACCAGGTCTGGTACGAGGACCTTCATGGCGTGGATCTCCTCCAGCAGTCTGGCAGCTCTCCTCTGATTCCTCTCAACTTCGGTATCTgtccccttcttcttcttcaggcCGCCAATCTGTCGGGTCAGCTTCCTGATGATCAACGCCCTCAACCTCTTTACCTCCTTCCTCATCTTCACCACCTCATTGTTCAGGTTCAGGCCCTCAGCCTGCTTTTTCTCACTGGGTTGAGCAGGCAATTGAATATTTTCCCCAGTTTTATCTGcttcttcctccttttcctcaTCACCTCCACCTTCCTGTTCTTCATCAtctccatcttcctcctcctcctcctcctcttcttcctcagcagatggcaCCATTTTCTCTACCTTGTCTGTGGTATTCATCATCTGTTGAAACATAAACCCATCTTATTTCTGACTGCAGCCCACTTATTCTCACTGGCACTaacattatttaacataaaatagCAAAAACTTAACATGATATATAGGTGAAAAGTTTCCATTTTCATCAGGAGACCAGAATGTCAAAGTTcgtgctgtacttttactttgtaattactgttttattgttgtatttttaaccAACAAAGCACCTTGGTCagccttggttgttttaagtgtgctatataaataaagctgatATTTATTCAAAACTTGACATATTTGTTCATAAATTTTCAACATTGCAGAAGTGGGTCACGCTGCATTTTCCCATCAAAACTCCACAAAATGCATTCGTATAACAGCATGGACTGATTTCTCGAAACTATATGCAATTTTGTAACGTCACGTCGCAGCTCAATAAACCAAATACTTTTCTGTCGAAAGAGCAACGATGTGCTTAAATGCCAGATCAAGACTGCCAAACAAACGTGGTAGAGTCAGCATGGATACTTTTACCCTGTGATGTAACATCCTTATTTTACGCACCTGTATGGTTTACATAACAAACTGAAGCgcataaagtaaagtaaaatcaCTGCAACCCGTTATTATCCCACTTACCGTTCAGAAGTgactattaaatatttaaaattgagGAAAAACGTCTCAGTCTGGACTCGCAGGGAGCAGCCATGTTTCGTACGCCTCTGATGGCGGCATGACGTCAACCGTTAGCAAGGGGACGCAGCGTGTCGTGAAAAGGGGAGGGCCTTCCGcggactgtttttatttatttctttgtttcatgtgcataaaacaacaacaatggtgGATAATTGAAGAAGTGGGAATATTAGGATGAGCGAATGACATTTCCAGTTACAGTTACCAGACCGATATCACAAGTGAATCAACAGGGGGAGGATGAAGCGGCGCAATGCGGACTGCAGCAAACTCCGACGGCCGTTAAAACGGAACCGAATCACCGACGGTATATATAGCAGGTACAAAAAAGGGGCTGGAGGGACGTTATTGTATAACAATGGCGCCTCTGTTCATATGTCAAGACAGGGCTGCCAACCTCTGCAACATTCATATTCAGACATGCTTGGGTTATTACCTACAGAAAGAGCTAAACTAACATGCCCGTGTATTGTAAAATTTATAGGCCTAACGTTAACGTGAACTGTGAGACATCTCGTTCATGATTTGTCCCTGGCAATGTAACATTAACGGTACAGCTGCTTTAGTTCAATTCATTTTCTGaccaaattaaaatgaaatgtggcGGCGTGACTCTGCGGGCATTTAGCATGAATTGTAACACATCGGGCTCAATGGAAATGTTTTCTGCTAAAACAAAGATAACGTGAAGTGAGAATAATCATGCTGTAGCGTGAGATGTCAGCAGCAAAGTCAGAGGCGCTCGTTTTGAAGTCCGGGGTGACTCCGCTGGCGGGGGGGTCTCACTCTCACTTGTGCTTTGTCTGGCAGATATCTAAATTTGGAAAAACACCAATGAAACAATAACCACCTCAAGCAATCAGGTCTGACTGCAATATCTAACGCGCAAATATAATTTAAGGAGACATGTCAAAATAGCATGCCTTCTCCTATAGATTGATTGATGGCAAGCCAGGAATAGGATACCAGCTGTGCTTTAAGCACATGTCCAGACATGACACTGTATAAGTACTAGATCTCTATCTATTTCCATACCCTGTCTGTTACCTATTTGGATGCCTctcaacaattaaaaaaaaaacaacaacacatgatTAGACTTGAATATCTAGATTTGCATTCATGCTCACTGTTGAATTGGCATTTATCTACCCTCAAATCTAGTAAGATTTTGAGGTACCTCTGTCTGCAGTCACACTGGAGATGTCATTATAAACACAGGACTGTTGTATAAACCTGACATCCAAAGGCTTGTTATGATACCATCTAAATCCACAGTAAACCTGGTAAtgctctttgtctctttcttgtgtttttcttttttttactttactttaatcTTGTCTTCTCCTACAGCACATTTCTGTACCTGAAGTTCCTGGTGGTGTGGGTGCTAGTGCTGCTGGCCGACTTTGTGCTGGAGTTCAGGTTTGAGTACCTGTGGCCCTTCTGGCTTTTCATTCGAAGTGTCTACGACTCCTTTAGATATCAGGGACTGGTAAGAGCTTGTTTATATAACCCTGATGTCCCTTTCCACCTGACATTAACTTGCATGCTTTTACCCCAGCTGGAGGTGGTGTAGACTCTACAGcgcataaataaacaacaacgaTTAAATGCTGTGCAGCTCCAATCCACAAGGCAAATATGCAGTGGAAATAACCAATTGTACAGGGGTGCAACAAAGAAACACTCAAATCAAATTGGATAAAGGTAGCTAAGTTCATACTTGTTAAACATGGTAGTGCTGGATGGGGAAGCAGCAACatatgcttttttgtttttttctcgtTTGTTTTATAGTGTACATGTTGATGTGTAAGTGTAATGGAgtcatgcatgtgcacacatacctCTATAttagtgcatgtgtgtatggaCATGTTTTCTGCACAGTTGCTATGGCGTATTTAATTGTCTTTGTCTGCCTCCTACACTTAGGCGTTCTCTGTCTTCTTCGTATGTGTGGCGTTTACGTCAGACATCATCTGCCTCCTCTTCATCCCCGTCCAGTGGCTGTTTTTTGCTGCCAGCACCTACGTATGGGTCCAGTATGTCTGGCACACAGGTCAGTCCAAGTTTCCTGCAGGCTCCTTTTCATCTCCGCCGGCCAAACAGCTACTTTCACCTTAAACACTTGGTGCACAAGAAATTCATAGCTGCCAAtttttttcagtgcagcaaGAGTGCtgatttataattattttttcttgtcctttacTTTTGCATAGAGAGAGGAGTCTGTTTACCCACTGTATCGCTGTGGATCCTGTTTGTGTACATCGAAGCCGCCATACGGTTTAAAGATCTTAAGAACTTTCATGTAGATCTGTGTCGACCATTTGCTGCTCACTGGTAAACATCTGAGTCTTTTGACAATGCCCTATAATATAAgtaaaaattttttatttaatttacggCCTTGATTAATAGTAAAAACGAAAACAtacacaaattttttttttgactcTATCACCTTCCAGTATCGGCTATCCAGTGGTGACTCTGGGCTTCGGCTTTAAGAGTTACGTCAGCTACAAAATGCGACTGAGGAAACAGAAGGAAGTGCAGAAGGAGAATGAATTCTATATGCAGCTTCTACAGCAGGCTTTACCTCCAGAGCAACAGATGCTGCAGAGGcaggagagggaggcagaggagggtgagacacacatgcacgcacacaaaaTACAACACTTATTACAATACTTATTAACATAGTAAAACACAATAGACTGAAGACGCAAAACTGGCAGTAGTATAACACTCTATCAACACTGTAATGTGAGGACACTCCGGGGCAGGAAACAAGGAAGACTGCGGTGTTCACTGTCGGTATTGTGGGATGTAACTACCAGGTGCTGTAACACGCATGGAATTAGTGTTTACTGAATTAAAGGTGCCCTAGAATGAAAAACTGTATTTACCTTGGcatagttgaataaaaagagtTCAGTGCATGTAACTGACGTACCATGAGCCTCAGTCTCCATTGTTTCCTCCATATGAAAATCTCACTCACCCACTCCTTAAAAACGGGCAAAAGCCAACAAGCGGTAGATGTTAAGTAACATCTGGGATGTTTACACCCCCAAAGTGACATAGGCCAGCCTACGTTCCAGAGTTAGCAGCTGGAGGTTGTGCAGCGCAGTGCAGCTTTtaacatgcttttattttctggttttccctctgatgtcctctggctgctctgccttaACTCTGATTTTAAAGTTTCCTCATGGACAGATAGCTATACTGATTGCTAACGCTACAGGTTTCTAACCGCTAGCTGTTCGTAACAGTAGCTCCTGTTATCAGTTGGCTCTGAACCAGCGGTCCAAAGCTTCTGTACTGTAATGTAagaggtgtaaacaccaacacacctCGAAGCACCAATCTTTCAGTCCAGGGAGAATCAGCAATAggctagctgcacggctaactgagtAGCCGCTGCTGATTGCAGTAGTTAGCTGCTAAAGTAACCAGTAACATATAAACTCCATAAATTGGCAAAAGTGGAGGCAAAGCAGCCGAAAGACATCAGAGATCCTAGTCTCGTATACCAAGCCTTGATTTAGCTAAGCCACGCCCCTCTTCTGTGCTTGGAGAGGTTGGCCAATCAAATGCAAGTGGGCTTTCAGGGAGAAGGGtgttaaagagacaggagctaaaactgagtgttcagacagaatgaaaagaggtgctgaagcagtggacagtatgagaaatatgtgttttttgaacattaaagcatgtgaacattttctagtagaaaccCTAACAACAAGTATGAACCTGAGAGAATTGTACGGCACCCTTAACAAATTCCATTGCCACATTTATCCAGGGCtatacagttttttgttttctcagtgtTCTTAAGACTGACATTCTCATACATACTCAGTGAAAATATACTCAGTAGCCACTTTTTTAGGTACACCTGTGATATCcaatgcaatccaatacaacagGTAACATAAATTCTACCTTTACGTTCAGTTTTAATTGACACTGTCAGAGAGGTATTAagttaattaaacatttattacgGTTATAGTTTGCAGTGGTGTTGAACTGGACTGCATCATATTGAGAGAagtgtttctaatgtttttccCTCCCCATTTACACGAGAGAGGAAGAATACTAGAAACACATTTCAATATAACTCAGTCCAGTACAAGACCACCACTAACTAGAGCCTCTGTTATAAACACATCGTTGATTTAACCCCTCTCGCAAAGACACAAAAAGCCTCGTTAAAAAGGTAGGATATGTGGCAGAGCACTTGCACTGGATAGCATTATATTGTATACAGTAGTGTACCTACTAAAGTGGCCAGGGagtgtatatatttgtgtaactttatttgtccttttattttatagcaAAGATATTTGCAGTTAAGTTatttgcaaaagaaaaaagtactTTCTCTGTTTTGTATCAGTCACAAATTACGTAATTCAATCTGTGTTTATGTTCAAATATGTTTCCATTTTGCTTTGGAATTTGGTTCATTCTGTCCagtatgtttttatatgttttttaacaCTGCCCACATTTGTTCTCCTCCAGCTGCTTTGGCTAAAGGGATCTCAGAGGTAGAACCCTCAGTAATATCCCAAAACGGAGCACCTCCTGGAAAGAAAAGCACCCCAGTCCTGTTACCAGAACTGGAGTACCGGGAAAAAGGGAAGGACAGTACTGCAAAAGAGcgtgagggaaaaaaacaaaatacatttggaATCAATAACAACAGTATTATACACCCACTGGACTCCAAACTACAGGAGACAGAGTATATAGAGAACTACGTCGGGGCAAAGAGACTGAATAACGACCTGGcaggagaaaacacacatgctgacaccaacacacacactacttcTAAAGAGGATATGGGGGGCACGGGGAAGAACTACAAAAATGCCATCGGAGGCGGGGGTAACATCTCCAACTCGTCTCCACGGAATCACAGTACTTCAAATGGCAGCGTGCCGCCAGGTTCCTCAAAGAATGAGAAGAAGCAGAAGGGGACGGGGAAGGGCCAGAAGGATCCAGTGGAGAACTGCATCCCCAACAACCAGCTGGGCAAGCCGGACGCTCTCGTACGGTA
This portion of the Micropterus dolomieu isolate WLL.071019.BEF.003 ecotype Adirondacks linkage group LG19, ASM2129224v1, whole genome shotgun sequence genome encodes:
- the LOC123957437 gene encoding macoilin-like — protein: MKRRNADCSKLRRPLKRNRITDGIYSSTFLYLKFLVVWVLVLLADFVLEFRFEYLWPFWLFIRSVYDSFRYQGLAFSVFFVCVAFTSDIICLLFIPVQWLFFAASTYVWVQYVWHTERGVCLPTVSLWILFVYIEAAIRFKDLKNFHVDLCRPFAAHCIGYPVVTLGFGFKSYVSYKMRLRKQKEVQKENEFYMQLLQQALPPEQQMLQRQEREAEEAALAKGISEVEPSVISQNGAPPGKKSTPVLLPELEYREKGKDSTAKEREGKKQNTFGINNNSIIHPLDSKLQETEYIENYVGAKRLNNDLAGENTHADTNTHTTSKEDMGGTGKNYKNAIGGGGNISNSSPRNHSTSNGSVPPGSSKNEKKQKGTGKGQKDPVENCIPNNQLGKPDALVRLEQDVKRLKADLQANRQLESELRSQLSSLSSQDRSLRSELGQLRQDNELLQNKLHSAVQAKQKDKQTISQLEKRLKAEQEARALAEKQLAEERKRKKIEEASAARAVALAAATRVESTDSLRGRIRELETECKKLSMDMKLKEEQIRDLEGKCQELRKYKENEKDTEVLMSALSAMQEKTQHLENSLSAETRIKLDLFSALGDAKRQLEIAQGQIHQREQEIAELKQKIAEVMAVMPSLSYSSDGSNLSPVTPHYSSKFMDNSPSSLDPNASVYQPLKK